Proteins encoded by one window of Cryptococcus gattii WM276 chromosome K, complete sequence:
- a CDS encoding Omega-class glutathione transferase, putative; Gto1p (Similar to TIGR gene model, INSD accession AAW46190.1) → MSTDKKDITNWAGKDGSFKRQASSFRDFIEPGGRFAPEKGRYHLYVSLACPWAHRTLIVRKLKGLEDFLDVSVVHPHMLEGGWHFVPKDKASAKPAPASAHDNDTFPNATSDPLFGFSHLRDLYFKAQSDYSARFTVPVVWDKKENTIVNNESSEIIRFFNTAFNKELPADKAKLDLYPEDLKKEIDELNEWVYNDINNGVYKSGFASTQEAYEAAVKPLAKALQKVEDRLSDGREFLMGDRLTEADVRYVFFLFLCCILFIYHFLTLYFFIRLYTTIIRYDPVYYVHFKCNFGLIRHNYPNLHKWLQRLYWNNPAFKDTTDFDHIKEHYYYSHSQINPNRIVPFGPDVNIEPLK, encoded by the exons ATGAGCACAGACAAGAAGGACATCACCAACTGGGCCGGCAAGGACGGCTCGTTCAAGCGACAGGCCAGCTCGTTCAGAGACTTTATCGAGCCTGGAGGCAGGTTTGCCCCAGAGAAGG GACGATACCACCTCTATGTCAGTTTGGCTTGTCCTTGGGCACACAGGACTTTGATCGTCCGAAAGCTCAAGGGTCTCGAAGACTTTCTTG ACGTCTCTGTCGTCCATCCACACATGCTTGAGGGCGGATGGCACTTTGTCCCCAAAGACAAGGCCTCCGCCAAACCTGCTCCCGCCTCCGCCCACGATAACGATACCTTCCCGAATGCTACCTCTGACCCTCTCTTCGGCTTCTCCCACCTCCGCGACCTCTACTTCAAAGCTCAATCCGACTACTCTGCCCGATTTACTGTACCCGTTGTTTGGGATAAAAAGGAAAACACCATTGTCAACAACGAATCTAGCGAGATTATCCGTTTCTTCAACACTGCGTTCAACAAGGAATTGCCCGCCGATAAAGCCAAGCTTGATTTGTACCCTGAAGACTTGAAAAAGGAAATTGACGAGCTGAATGAATGGGTGTACAATGATATCAACAATGGCGTGTACAAGTCTGGTTTCGCGAGCACCCAAGAGGCTTACGAGGCTGCTGTCAAGCCCTTGGCCAAGGCGCTTCAAAAGGTCGAGGATAGGCTAAGCGATGGAAGGGAGTTTTTGATGGGTGACAGGCTGACCGAAGCTGATGTCAGGTATgtcttttttcttttcttgTGCTGTATCCTTTTTATTTATCACTTTTTAACTCTTTACTTTTTTATCAGGCTGTATACCACCATTATCCGATACGACCCGGTCTACTACGTCCACTTCAAGTGCAACTTTGGTCTCA TCCGACACAATTATCCCAACTTGCACAAGTGGCTCCAGCGTCTCTACTGGAACAACCCCGCTTTCAAGGATACTACCGACTTTGACC ATATCAAGGAGCACTACTACTACTCGCACTCTCAAATTAATCCCAACCGCATCGTTCCTTTTGGACCCGACGTCAACATTGAGCCTCTCAAGTAA
- a CDS encoding Bromodomain transcription initiation factor, putative; Bdf2p (Similar to SGTC gene model, INSD accession EAL18096.1~Hypothetical protein CNBK1170), which yields MSEATETPIPPPSNVAEPPKSPNPLNPATDAQGENIQPLAQPQPQNDVQAVTAAPDLPPLPVDAPLPPSPAASDEPPPSLPSSAIPTAVPTPTVITVGEDKPDVAAQAPLSTVTQGSAPMDLDESTPQPVKRAGEELDGERDEKRLKEDASAVQAAAEAGEATGEAIAVAVQSDVSLVGPDGQPLPPPAWLSYVPPVPKFAGPNTPLTLTQHKYMLNAVRSLKKRLPDAYNFLVPVDTVRFNIPHYHTVIDTPMDLGTVETKLIVSDPRGPPKDKSKMSKWDTSKGKYNSVAEVTEDVRRIWENSRKFNGKDHPVSQMATRLEEAFERSLNNLPAEPVIASPASAGPSHVRRPSISQPPVVRRSSDDTRPKREIHPPPPKDLAYEESPGSARKPKRRNDPQLQWASRAIKSLESSNKYYIAVSPFLYPVEKIIEEVPDYATVIRRPIDFNMIKNKLNENSYEDVNQVDEDMRLMVANAQKFNPPGHEVHTSATQLLQIWDEKWRTVPAKVETRDSSEDPMAEAFDDYSSDEDNAQLRSLEGQVIALNQQISALRSKMTKRRAARGSKSKSKPKTAPRKSSISKPSPNVNGNGQPKKPKKASKEANLMYREDDDESEEEEDISQLSHAQKQELAEKIGQTDGETLSKVISIIQQSTNIGGSNQEIELDIDSLPPATVIRLYNLVCRGSRGSGSKRGRGGGVAKKAGGTGRKAMGGVSRRSVNEREEAERIRRMEQQLQAFESSRPVPQAVGYEEEESSSEEESSEEE from the exons ATGTCTGAGGCCACTGAGACTCCtattcctcctccttccaACGTTGCCGAGCCGCCCAAGAGTCCTAACCCTCTCAACCCTGCGACAGACGCGCAGGGCGAGAACATCCAGCCTCTAGCTCAGCCTCAGCCGCAGAATGACGTGCAAGCAGTGACCGCCGCTCCTGATCTACCACCTTTGCCTGTGGACGCACCTCTTCCCCCCTCCCCTGCCGCGAGTGACGAACCTCCCCCTTCTTTACCTTCCAGCGCTATTCCTACAGCTGTGCCTACCCCTACGGTGATTACCGTAGGCGAGGATAAGCCCGACGTTGCCGCCCAAGCCCCGTTGTCTACTGTGACGCAAGGCTCCGCGCCAATGGATCTTGACGAGTCTACACCTCAACCAGTCAAACGCGCGGGGGAGGAACTCGATGGTGAAAGAGATgagaagagattgaaggAGGATGCGTCTGCCGTGCAGGCTGCTGCGGAGGCTGGGGAGGCTACTGGAGAGGCTATTGCCGTGGCGGTCCAGTCTGACGTATCTCTTGTTGGGCCGGATGGCCAACCGTTACCTCCTCCCGCCTGGCTTTCCTATGTTCCTCCTGTCCCCAAGTTTGCCGGCCCCAACACACCGCTCACGCTCACTCAACACAAGTACATGCTCAATGCTGTGCGCTCATTGAAGAAGCGCCTTCCTGATGCGTATAACTTTCTTGTTCCTGTCGACACTGTTCGATTCAACATTCCTCACTACCATACCGTTATCGATACACCTATGGATTTGGGTACGGTTGAGACCAAGTTGATTGTCAGTGATCCCAGAGGTCCTCCTAAAGATAAGAGTAAGATGAGCAAGTGGGATACTAGCAAAGGAAAGTACAATAGTGTTGCCGAGGTGACTGAGGATGTGAGGAGGATCTGGGAGAATTCACGCAAGTTCAACGGGAAAGACCATCCTGTCAGTCAGATGGCTACTCGATTGGAGGAGGCTTTTGAGAGATCTTTAAATAACCTCCCAGCTGAA CCTGTTATCGCATCGCCTGCTTCTGCTGGTCCCTCTCATGTCCGCCGCCCTTCCATCAGTCAACCACCTGTTGTTCGTCGAAGTTCCGATGACACGCGTCCCAAGCGCGAGATtcaccctcctcccccCAAGGACCTTGCATATGAAGAGTCCCCTGGCTCTGCGCGGAAACCTAAACGTAGGAACGACCCCCAGCTCCAGTGGGCTTCAAGAGCCATCAAGAGCTTGGAGAGTTCCAACAAGTACTATATTGCGGTTTCACCTTTTCTTTACCCCGTTGAAAAGATCATTGAGGAAGTTCCGGATTATGCGACTGTCATTAGACGACCTATTGACTTTAACATGATCAAGAACAAACTCAACGAGAATTCGTACGAGGATGTGAATCAGGTGGATGAGGACATGCGTTTGATGGTTGCCAATGCGCAAAAATTCAACCCACCTGGGCATGAAGTGCATACGTCTGCTACGCAATTACTGCAAATCTGGGATGAAAAGTGGAGGACGGTGCCTGCAAAGGTGGAGACTAGAGATTCGAGCGAGGACCCAATGGCCGAAGCCTTTGATGATTACTCTAGCGATGAAGATA ATGCACAACTGAGATCACTGGAAGGCCAAGTCATTGCGTTGAACCAACAGATCTCTGCTCTTCGTTCCAAGATGACCAAACGCCGTGCTGCTCGAGGCTCCAAATCCAAATCAAAACCCAAGACTGCTCCTCGCAAATCTTCCATTTCCAAACCTTCGCCCAACGTCAACGGCAACGGTCAACCGAAGAAGCCCAAGAAGGCTTCCAAGGAGGCCAATCTGATGTACAGagaagatgacgatgaaagcgaagaagaagaggatatCAGTCAGCTTTCTCATGCGCAAAAGCAAGAGTTGGCAGAGAAGATTGGGCAGACTGACGGGGAGACTTTGAGCAAGGTGATTTCTATAATTCAGCAGTCCACCAATATTGGAGGG AGCAACCAAGAGATTGAGCTGGATATTGATTCTCTTCCACCGGCCACCGTTATCAGGTTGTATAACCTGGTTTGTCGGGGAAGTCGAGGATCAGGCAGCAAGCGTGGACGTGGTGGTGGTGTCGCGAAGAAGGCGGGTGGTACTGGTCGAAAGGCCATGGGTGGTGTGTCTCGACGCAGTGTGAAtgaaagggaagaagcGGAGCGTATCAGGCGCATGGAGCAGCAATTGCAGGCATTTGAGTCTTCTCGACCCGTACCGCAGGCGGTTGGCtatgaagaagaggagtCTAGCTCGGAAGAGGAGAGCAGCGAGGAAGagtaa
- a CDS encoding Hypothetical protein (Similar to SGTC gene model, INSD accession EAL18098.1; CNBK1190), with protein MSLRTQILHGAIHHLPTHSFTRPALILALSQLRPEVSDPEGVIDTLFGPGGVAPVRALVESWEEEGKAVMKGEGEGKGKKGLERVLGRRLQWSAGVGEHLVEAYANLATPQTTHSIPLPLTALQTILSSLPSLPPAYAPPHAPQRPLISKPLFPQFSTSSLPIIRANPFGPLAYAWRIADEALYLTEDQLATTKAKQSDVKRGYWDEPVGPGPEWYGHRLGLGLVYLAAAYPAGLGPTPGSSNPHLPAALASLRKNLGRYEELAKSIENTEQNLGDAMGFVDYVARSWQGLIKSRYW; from the exons ATGTCTCTCCGCACACAGATCCTCCACGGCGCCATCCACCACCTCCCCACACACTCCTTCACCCGCCCCGCTCTCATCCTTGCCCTCTCCCAACTTCGCCCCGAAGTGTCCGATCCCGAGGGTGTCATCGACACCCTCTTCGGTCCTGGCGGTGTTGCACCGGTACGTGCGCTCGTAGAGTcatgggaagaggaagggaaggcGGTTATGAAGGGCGAgggggaagggaaggggaagaagggtttGGAGAGGGTCTTGGGGCGGAGGTTGCAGTGGAGTGCTGGTGTTGGTGAACATCTTGTCGAG GCGTACGCCAATCTGGCTACACCACAAACAACGCACTCCATCCCTCTCCCACTCACCGCTCTCCAAACAATCCTCTCATCCCTTCCCTCTTTACCACCTGCCTACGCTCCCCCTCACGCTCCTCAACGGCCTCTCATCTCCAAACCTCTCTTTCCCCaattctccacctcctctcttcccatcATCCGGGCCAACCCATTCGGACCGCTTGCGTATGCGTGGCGTATCGCAGATGAAGCACTGTACCTCACCGAAGATCAGTTGGCGACTACAAAGGCCAAACAGAGCGATGTCAAGAGAGGGTACTGGGACGAACCCGTAGGCCCCGGTCCAGAATGGTACGGTCACAGACTCGGTTTGGGATTGGTCTATCTCGCTGCTG CATATCCAGCAGGCTTGGGCCCGACGCCGGGCTCATCAAATCCCCATTTACCCGCCGCTCTCGCCTCTCTCCGCAAGAACCTGGGACGCTATGAAGAACTGGCGAAATCAATAGAGAACACTGAACAGAATCTTGGTGACGCAATGGGCTTTGTGGATTATGTGGCTAGAAGCTGGCAAGGGTTGATCAAGAGCCGATACTGGTAA
- a CDS encoding Hypothetical protein (Similar to TIGR gene model, INSD accession AAW46195.1; CNK02390) codes for MAEQQVQLTDLNAVQLQEVKKQLDQELDHLTTSYSQLKQAQTKFKSCIANVNELSPTSKGKEVLIPLTSSLYVPGKLTDVENVVIDVGTGYYIKKTKAEATTHYTSKSEFVQTNLDTLQQSIETKQNNVQSVQQVLAMKMQQAQGAAAGGQKA; via the exons ATGGCTGAACAACAAGTCCAATTGACAGACCTCAATGCTGTCCAGCTTCAAGAAGTAAAGAAGCAGCTCGATCAG GAACTCGATCACCTCACAACTTCCTATTCCCAATTAAAGCAAGCTCAAACAAAGTTCAAATCATGTATTGCCAATGTCAATGAGCTTTCACCGACCTCTAAAG GAAAAGAGGTTTTAATTCCTCTCACGAGCAGCTTATATGTCCCAGGGAAATTGACAGATGTTGAGAATGTTGTGATTGACGTTGGTACGGGGTACTATATCAAAAAG ACCAAAGCGGAAGCTACGACTCATTACACTTCCAAGTCCGAATTCGTCCAGACCAACCTCGACACTTTACAACAAAGCATCGAGACAAAGCAAAATAACGTGCAAAGCGTGCAGCAGGTGCTCGCTATGAAAATGCAACAAGCGCAGGgtgctgctgctggtggACAAAAGGCTTAG
- a CDS encoding Aldehyde reductase i, putative (Similar to TIGR gene model, INSD accession AAW46193.1), with protein MAPASHFTLNNGKKIPSIGLGTWQSEPGQVAKAVESALKSGYRHIDCAWAYGNEKEVGEGLKASGVPREEIHITSKLFELHHHPEHVELACKDTLKNLGVEYLDLYLLHWNINFQVDAPKGTVPQWEHAVKADNGKIKLDVALADNVIPTWREMEKLVEKGLVKSIGISNFNIHRTEKLLKEAKIKPVADQVELSIQCPQPELVAYLKSKDILPQGYSPLGGTGKSNLRENDVVEKIAKKYGVQTANILLSWLVMRGINPVPKSVTPERIANNLKLVDLSPEDFKELEKLAESHTPNRVCDQSQDFEPKYDIFQENDSEFSDKAQFAKLGLKL; from the exons ATGGCTCCTGCTTCCCACTTCACTCTCAACAACGGCAAGAAGATCCCCTCTATCGGCTTGGGTACT TGGCAATCCGA GCCCGGACAGGTCGCCAAGGCCGTCGAGTCTGCTCTCAAG TCTGGTTACCGACACATCGA CTGTGCCTGGGCCTATGGTAACGAGAAGGAAGTCGGCGAGGGTCTCAAGGCTTCTGGTGTCCCTCGAGAGGAAATCCACATTACCTCCAAGCTCTTTGAgctccaccaccacccGGAGCACGTCGAGCTTGCTTGCAAGGACACTTTGAAGAACTTGGGTGTCGAGTACCTCGACTTGTACTTGTTGCACTGGAAC ATCAACTTCCAGGTCGACGCTCCCAAGGGAACCGTCCCCCAGTGGGAGCACGCTGTCAAGGCTGACAATGGCAAGATCAAGCTCGACGTCGCTCTTGCCGACAACGTCATTCCTACCTggagggagatggagaagcTCGTCGAGAAAGGTCTCGTCAAGTCTATCGGTATCTCCAACTTTAACATCCACCGTACCGAGAAGCTTCTCAAGGAGGCCAAGATCAAGCCCGTCGCTG ACCAAGTCGAGCTTTCTATCCAGTGCCCTCAGCCCGAGCTTGTTGCCTACCTCAAGTCCAAGGACATTCTCCCCCAGGGTTACTCTCCTCTTGGTGGTACCGGCAAGAGCAACCTCCGTGAGAACGATGTCGTGGAAAAGATTGCCAAAAAGTATGGTGTCCAGACTGCCAACATCTTGTTGAGCTGGTTAGTCATGCGAGGTATCAACCCTGTGCCCAAGTCTGTCACTCCTGAACGAATTGCCAACAACCTCAAAC TTGTCGATCTTTCTCCGGAAGACTTCAAGGAACTCGAAAAGCTCGCCGAGTCTCACACTCCCAACAGGGTGTGCGACCAGTCTCAAGACTTTGAGCCCAAATATGACATCTTCCAGGAGAATGACTCCGAGTTCAGCGACAAGGCTCAGTTCGCCAAGCTCGGTCTCAAGCTCTAA
- a CDS encoding Hypothetical protein (Similar to SGTC gene model, INSD accession EAL18095.1; CNBK1160): MGKQGKSKATNKGGQRPAPYQKKAKVEVSYDTGVKPSKTEDKPKTSNGKAKKEKETSKPSKAQQPKENKEKAAKFSSPKPTKSDKGKSKSLVRPTFGPSTFIVIAGSYEKLLYGLEGSYPDGSTVPVLEPIFIFPAHLACVKAVAASPGGKWLATGSEDEFVKVWDLRRRKEVGSLSQHTGSITSLHFPTQSHLLTTSVDSTLSLFRTSDWSLLKSLKGHSGRVNHVDVHPTGRVALSVGKDQTLKMWDLMRGRGAASLPLGSEAELVKFSQKGTHFAVLFPRKIQIYSLTLKLLYTLETKSRFNHLLFHLLPASTEDGEETEVLCVGTEKGVVEIYRITLGEEEESEEEEDDDEDIEKDTKSKGAELERIATLVGHTNRVKAISSLPFLAPTSTGDVRKTIILTTVSSDGLINVYDLCAATADSEKGEENKVEPVASYDTKGTRLTCVYLADGQDGTKEIKVKEEEVSESEDGGEDIYGSEQASDDDDDDDGMEVEFEDEEEEEVEGEEE, translated from the exons ATGGGCAAGCAAGGTAAATCAAAAGCTACCAACAAGGGAGGTCAACGGCCTGCTCCTTATCAAAAGAAGGCCAAAGTTGAAGTGAGCTATGACACTGGCGTAAAACCTTCCAAGACCGAAGATAAGCCCAAAACTTCGAATGgaaaggcaaagaaggagaaggaaacCTCCAAACCTTCCAAGGCCCAGCAGCCCAAGGAAAATAAGGAAAAGGCCGCCAAATTCTCGTCACCAAAGCCCACCAAGTCCGACAAGGGCAAGAGCAAATCCCTCGTGCGCCCAACATTTGGACCCTCAACATTTATTGTCATTGCCGGTTCCTACGAGAAACTCTTGTATGGATTGGAAGGTTCCTACCCGGATGGATCTACCGTTCCCGTCCTCGAGCCtatcttcatcttccccGCTCATTTGGCATGTGTCAAAGCCGTTGCGGCGAGCCCTGGGGGTAAATGGCTGGCTACAGGAAGTGAAGACGAGTTTGTAAAAGTTTGGGatttgagaagaaggaaggaggtTGGTAGTCTGAGCCAGCACACAG GATCAATAACATCGCTTCACTTCCCCACTCAGTCTCATCTTTTGACCACATCAGTTGATTCCACTCTGTCGCTTTTCCGTACCTCTGATTGGTCGCTTCTCAAGTCGCTGAAAGGTCACTCTGGGAGAGTTAATCACGTTGATGTGCATCCTACGGGAAGAGTTGCCCTCAGTGTTGGAAAGGATCAAACTTTGAAGATGTGGGATTTAATGAGAGGTCGAGGTGCGGCAAGTCTGCCTTTAGGAAGTG AGGCGGAGCTCGTCAAGTTTTCTCAAAAGGGCACCCATTTCGCTGTTCTCTTCCCCAGAAAAATCCAAATCTACTCGCTC ACCTTGAAACTCCTGTACACCCTCGAAACAAAGTCTCGGTtcaatcatcttcttttccatcttcttcctgcctccactgaagatggtgaagagaCTGAGGTGCTTTGTGTCGGTACCGAAAAAGGTGTCGTCGAGATCTATCGGATAACGTTaggtgaagaggaggagtctgaagaggaagaggacgatgatgaggataTTGAGAAGGACACCAAGAGCAAGGGGGCAGAGCTGGAGAGAATCGCCACGCTTGTTGGACACACCAACCG AGTAAAGGCCATCTCTTCACTTCCTTTCCTTGCGCCTACCTCTACTGGGGATGTGCGCAAGACAATCATCCTCACAACCGTCTCATCTGACGGTCTAATCAACGTCTACGACCTCTGTGCCGCTACAGCCGACAGCgaaaagggagaagagaacAAGGTCGAACCTGTTGCATCTTACGATACCAAGGGGACTCGATTGACCTGTGTTTATCTTGCCGATGGACAAGATGGGACCAAGGAAATCAAGGtcaaggaggaagaggtcaGTGAGAGCGAGGACGGGGGTGAGGACATCTATGGAAGTGAGCAAGCGAGtgacgatgacgatgacgaCGACGGGATGGAGGTTGAATtcgaggatgaggaggaggaggaagttGAGGGCGAGGAGGAATAA
- a CDS encoding Mitochondrial aspartyl-tRNA synthetase, putative; Msd1p (Similar to TIGR gene model, INSD accession AAW46191.1) codes for MAFRASRSLAALRASSRSTITRTAPRVWGAAASRVLIRGNATATLTPRQIKPLQEVGSLKAHYGPRPKITHDIADLSPSLVDQKVVIAGWLFSQRRASDNLHFFTLRSPSSSSAVQLVSRAKDVSSDMMEYPLESVVLAQGTVRARKQKAKTASSAIDEIELEVQGVTLLNPADQTLPFYPNRPEVANEDLRAQHRYLDLRRQDLANNLQTRGKVAHIIRNYLYDQGFTEIETPILLNSSPEGAREFLVPTRSPSSEGGQPTFYALPQSPQQPKQLLISSGAIPKYYQIAKCFRDEDGRKDRQPEFTQIDLEMGFVSGAAEQPKGEGQMRSTWAIGGQEVREVVEGMIKKIWKEVKGVDLEGWFRVMPYEVAMDVYGSDKPDTRFEMYTLPIGYYPTLSDNSLDKVLLDQSPYTVEWMVTPAAQAAGLDISSIAASSSFVDYVKITNANTHSWLGESVLTASLGLSLDKSLPGGVNPGDVVWLSRRKKIAEGGWTHLGRLRVRLMEELVAKGLMTLPTQPHFLWITQFPLFTLADEDKIHLSRGRYSSTHHPFTAPMYEDLADLKAGKVDGVRGQHYDLVLDGQEIGGGSVRIHDVKLQEWVMKEVLQLDEQEMSRFDHLLRALKCGAPPHGGLALGFDRLVAILCGAKSIREVIAFPKSTTGQDPVFKSPSVSGDEVLKEYGLQSLKREDKKE; via the exons ATGGCATTCAGAGCGTCAAGATCGCTTGCAGCTCTCAGAGCGTCTTCGAGGAGCACCATTACTAGGACAGCTCCACGAGTTTGGGGTGCAGCAGCGTCTCGAGTGCTCATTCGAGGTAACGCAACAGCGACACTTACACCGAGACAAATCAAACCTTTACAAGAGGTGGGGAGTTTAAAAGCCCATTACG GTCCTCGACCAAAGATAACGCACGATATCGCAGATCTTTCCCCTTCACTCGTCGACCAAAAAGTCGTCATCGCAGGCTGGCTCTTCTCCCAACG ACGAGCATCTGATAACCTCCATTTCTTCACCCTTCGCTCAccgtcctcttcttcggcAGTGCAACTCGTTTCTCGAGCCAAGGATGTTTCCAGCGATATGATGGAATACCCCCTCGAAAGCGTCGTGCTCGCCCAGGGGACTGTCAGAGCTAGGAAACAAAAGGCCAAAACAGCCAGCTCGGCTATTGATGAGATTGAGCTAGAGGTGCAAGGTGTGACATTGTTGAACCCTGCAGACCAAACTTTGCCATTCTATCCCAACAGACCCGAAGTT GCCAACGAAGACCTTCGAGCTCAGCATCGTTACCTTGACCTTCGACGACAGGACCTTGCGAATAATCTCCAGACCAGGGGCAAGGTTGCGCACATTATCCGAAACTATCTCTACGATCAAG GATTCACCGAAATCGAAACACCCATCTTACTCAACTCATCCCCCGAAGGTGCTCGAGAATTCCTCGTCCCTACCCGATCCCCCTCCTCTGAAGGCGGCCAACCCACATTCTACGCACTCCCTCAATCACCTCAACAACCGAAACAGCTCCTCATTTCGTCTGGCGCTATCCCCAAGTACTACCAAATCGCGAAATGTTTCCGTGATGAAGACGGGAGGAAGGATAGGCAGCCCGAGTTTACGCAGATTGATTTGGAAATGGGTTTCGTGAGTGGAGCGGCTGAGCAGCCAAAGGGAGAAGGTCAAATGAGGAGTACGTGGGCGATTGGAGGGCAAGAAGTTAgggaggtggtggaagGGATGATCAAGAAGATTTGGAAAGAAGTAAAAGGTGTTGATTTGGAGGGATGGTTCAGGGTTATGCCGTATGAAGTGGCTATGGATGTA TATGGGTCTGATAAGCCGGACACCAGGTTTGAGATGTAT ACTTTACCTATAGGCTATTACCCAACACTCTCCGACAATTCTCTTGACAAGGTCCTTCTTGACCAAAGTCCATACACTGTTGAATGGATGGTCACGCCCGCTGCGCAAGCAGCTGGTCTTGACATTTCTTCCATCGCTGCTAGCAGCTCTTTC GTTGATTATGTCAAAATCACAAACGCCAACACCCATTCATGGCTCGGTGAATCCGTCTTGACCGCTTCCCTCGGGCTGAGTTTGGACAAATCTTTGCCTGGTGGTGTGAACCCCGGCGATGTAGTTTGGTTAtcgaggaggaagaagattgcAGAAGGCGGATGGACTCATTTGGGAAGATTACGCGTACGGCTCATGGAAGAGCTTGTCGCCAAAG GCTTGATGACGCTGCCTACCCAACCGCACTTTCTCTGGATCACACAATTCCCGCTATTCACCCTCGCTGACGAAGACAAGATCCACCTCTCCCGCGGACGATACTCTTCCACCCACCACCCATTCACCGCGCCCATGTACGAAGATCTCGCCGATCTGAAAGCCGGTAAAGTCGACGGCGTCAGGGGACAGCACTATGATTTAGTGTTGGATGGACAGGAAATTGGGGGAGGGAGTGTGAGGATACATGATGTCAAGTTGCAGGAATGGGTGATGAAGGAGGTGTTGCAGTTGGATGAACAAGAGATGAGCAGATTTGATCATCTTTTGAGAGCGTTGAAATGTGGTGCGCCCCCACATGGTGGTCTTGCTCTCG GCTTTGACCGACTGGTGGCCATTCTGTGCGGAGCAAAATCTATACGCGAGGTGATTGCGTTCCCCAAGAGCACTACAGGTCAAGATCCAGTGTTCAAATCACCTTCTGTCTCTGGGGATGAGGTGTTGAAAGAATATGGACTACAGAGTCTGAAAAGGGAAGATAAGAAGGAATAG
- a CDS encoding Hypothetical protein (Similar to TIGR gene model, INSD accession AAW46190.1; CNK02340), which translates to MSTLIEIPDCSVYHLPTPTSDPLPLSSGTLTLVLLPPSAPTHNAETLTLTIGASSFPLSQKLPIQKLKSKDEHPWYSFSPAPPAPDGSRPVGQVRFTTKHSKSQDEWEATEASLKSFEAYLQTHNVWDERTLFVDDEWETGGEAAKPGWGETFAQTIVGAGHSLANRIHEYTDRHIAHTNPEQPAPPSETTANAARSAKETTDTFATKAEAASTVIGNTVHAGGSAAASYLPDSVRSGQPVKEEEKSNFRKMAEEGWEQVGFAAKGVVEAASSVGGAISGDSHKAIEHNFGKEAEGVAQDIGQSGANVGSSAASAVKGTSIAVQGANVGSGTATGGKPTEPEA; encoded by the exons ATGTCCACCCTTATAGAAATCCCAGACTGTTCAGTCTACCACCTCCCCACCCCCACCTCGGAccccctccccctctccAGCGGCACCCTGACCCTTGTCCTCCTGCCCCCCAGCGCTCCCACCCACAATGCAGAGACACTCACCCTCACCATCGGAGCATCCTCATTCCCTCTCTCCCAAAAACTCCCCATACAAAAGCTGAAATCCAAGGACGAGCATCCATGGTATTCATTCAGCCCGGCGCCTCCTGCGCCTGATGGGAGCCGGCCTGTGGGCCAGGTAAGGTTCACTACAAAGCACAG TAAAAGCCAGGACGAATGGGAAGCGACAGAAGCTTCACTCAAATCATTCGAAGCGTATCTTCAAACTCATAATGTATGGGACGAGAGGACGCTCTTTGTGGATGATGAATGGGAAACTGGAGGAGAAGCGGCCAAGCCAGGTTGGGGCGAGACTTTTGCTCAGACTATAGTTGGCGCTGGACACTCTTTAGCCAATAGGATTCATGAGTACACCGATCG ACATATCGCGCATACCAACCCTGAACAACCCGCTCCACCTTCCGAAACCACCGCCAACGCAGCCCGCTCCGCCAAAGAAACCACCGACACCTTTGCCACCAAAGCCGAAGCTGCTTCCACTGTTATCGGCAACACTGTCCACGCTGGCGGTTCCGCCGCTGCTTCGTACCTCCCCGATAGTGTCAGATCTGGTCAACCCgtcaaggaagaggaaaaaTCGAACTTTAGGAAAAtggcagaagaaggatgggagCAAGTTGGGTTCGCCGCCAAGGGTGTCGTGGAAGCGGCGAGTTCGGTGGGAGGAGCCATCAGTGGGGACTCTCACAAGGCGATAGAGCACAATTTTGGGAAAGAGGCAGAGGGTGTCGCTCAAG ATATCGGTCAATCGGGTGCCAATGTCGGATCATCCGCTGCTTCTGCTGTCAAGGGGACAAGTATTGCTGTCCAAGGTGCCAATGTGGGTAGTGGAACTGCAACCGGTGGGAAACCCACCGAGCCGGAGGCATGA